Part of the Procambarus clarkii isolate CNS0578487 chromosome 79, FALCON_Pclarkii_2.0, whole genome shotgun sequence genome, CAGGAGGTGGATCTCTGTGggaagaggagcagtgaagtgaaCTTTCATGTGtttctgtgataccagtggtggaGCACCATTTCTGTTTGAGGAAgatttcatggtgtagcagcctggaagggCTGTATAGAACCCTGGTAGATAATTGTGGAGGAGTCAGAAGACGTTCAGGGCAGTGAGCCTCTGATTGTAGAGAGGAGGGTTCCTAGTGATTACTTACAGAAAGTTGACAGAGTGATTGTCATTAGCATGCATGACGCAGAGGGAGGTGAATGATTGGACATTTGTAGCAAGGAATATTTATATTAATGTGTACAGTGTTACAGCCATAGGTTGGATTtccttgtgtgtatttatatatgttctagggctgatagtgcctTATTGTATTGCAAGATTTAACCCACTAGAtgaggttggtagcataagtggTGAGCCAGGAGTTTGGCTACCACTTGATATAAGCAGTTGATAGAGTCCTTGATGGTATTGGATTGCAACCTGATTACAATAGCATAGAGTGTTGGAGTCATTATTGTATCTTGTGTGTGTTATATATGCTCTctgtatattaaatatttataaccagcaggtgtttgcccttgtgaggcttcccagaaagtagaaaagagggagagagagagagaaagcaccatagctgtggacagggtggtaCAGAGTTATAATTCAAaataaagggggattgaggagggcATACCAAATAAGGTGAgcgtggggagtcacagcagcttGAATTGGGTCTGTACACGTGACAACGAtggcagtgttggagccgcaccccctgaatgtgtgacgctgagcccctctccaagaacaagaagcgtacagggtgatctcctgatcaAAGTATAAACACTCCCCAGAGATTTTGGTGAGTTGTCCGGAAGGGATAATAAATTGACTTACAAAAACGTAAAACATTAAAGTCACTGGGAGGGTCACAATTAAGGGTGTCATTAAGGTGCTGGAATAAACCAGTTTTCCCGTAAGCAGGTGTTGGTGCGGCGGCGGTACAGTGCATACCTCTTCACTACCCTCGGTCCTTGCTTCATCATCCAGGGCATTGGTTACATGACCGAGTTCTTCGACTACTACAACTTCAGGTGAGGAGGTTGTCAGTTTATCCATTACTTGACGGCTGTCACTTGTCAGCATATGTTCCATGTAATATACCAGTTTACACACTACTTGGTAGCTGTCACTTGTCAGCATATGTTACATGTAGTATACCAGTTTACCCACTACATGGCGGCTGTTACTTGTCAGAAAATGTTACATGTAGTATACCAGTTTACCTATTACTTGGTGGCTGTCACTTGTCAGCATTTATTCCATGTAGTATACCGGTTTACCCATTACTTGTGCAATACCCATATTTTCAAGAAGCCTTCAAGAACAGTGGCCTTTTCTCCCTTGTTGAACCTAGCTTATGAACCACATTCCCAGCTTTAGTTTAGCTTGAGGAAAGTTCAATATTTTATGCATAAGGGCATAGTGACTTTTAGCCCTGCCTGCTGATTACTTAGCTGCATATGCAAAATTgcagatatatttagaatgtgttttCTAGTATGCAAGAGAAACATTTATTATAATTATGTATTGTTTAGTGATTGTCAAATATCCTTAGCTTAAGAAATCAAATGTATTGTATCATATTACATCACATCATCATAAATGATAATAAATTAATGAAATCTTCATAAATTTATGTGTTAATCATAAAATTGGAAACCAAATGTATTGTATCATTATTTCACATCATCATAGATGATAATAAATTTATGAAATCATCAAAAATTTAACAATTCTATTTAAGATTTTTAAGCTCCTTAACTAGTACAATGTTGATAAAAGAAGACAAATAAAATAATTACATTTATAAAATAAAGAATGACTGTAAAACATCCTTAGCTTGAAGATTTTAATCATAAAATATGATAAAAATATTTATGAAGTGATTCCGATGATAATAATTTGAATACTTGATTCTAATGCAAAACTGATTTAAGAAGTTTAGAATGACGGAAAAGTAAATCATTCAAGATTCGGTTAATCATGAGATATTTATACAACATTACTGTATCAAGATGACAATAGTTATAATGACAAAGTAAAAGAACAAATACATGTTGCAGTCTTACCTCTGATCCTTGGGACTCCGTCTGCATCATGAGTGGTAATGAGCAGTTTCTTTCCCATTGTGTGTGATTAGTGAATAGATTAGCGTACACATTAGTGTATACGTTAGTGTATGCATTAGGTTGCTCATACACCTGTATACGTAGAGTGAAATATAACATTTTGTCGTATTCGCGGATGTAAAACAGCTGGTGCTGAGCACAGTGTCCTCCTGTCTGTTCTTGAATTATAATATTGTTATAACTTTCTGGAGGTCAATTATGGTTTTTCTTACATTACATGTATTGGTACTTATGGTAAAGCAAGTGAAGGTAGATTTGATATAAAGACATAATCTTCAGAATTAAACAATGTTATCATCAAAATGGTTTTGTCCGTGCACTTCGTCATTCACTGAGTCTTTTCTTCAAGTAATGTTATGGAACAGTTTCAGTGCCTTCTAAGATGCAGTGTTATTTTAATGTCCTACATCCCTCTAGACACACCCTTCCCTtcttccccccacacacctccccccacacatctcccccccacacacaccttcaccctcacacctttTCCCCCACACACCTTCCTCTACACATCTTTTCcccacacattctcccccacacacattctCCCACCATATCTTCTGCCCCACAAATTTTCACTCCTCCATACTctctaccccccacacacaccatcttCCCCACACATATtctcactcccctccccccacacacctttTTCCCCACAAACTTCTCTCactcacctcccccacacacacaccttctccccTACACATCATCTCCTCCACATACCATCTCCCCTACACACCTTCTCCCCCACACATCTTTTCACCTACACAAGGGGGGAacagacggctgagtggacatcgtTCGGGACTCGCAATTCTAggggccggggatcgatccccggcgatggcggaatcaaataggcagagtttctttcaccctgatgcatctggtcacctagcagtaaatagttacctgggagttagagagctgctacgggctgcttcctggggggggggggggtgtggaaaaaaatctgttcattgacaattgagaggcgggctgaaagagccagacctcaacccccacatacacaactaggtgaatacaactaggtgactacacatcTTCTCCTCCAGATACGCTCTCCCTTACACACCTTCTCCCTTACACACTTTCTCCTCCTCACATAATCTtgcccacactccttctcccccaAACGTCCTCCCCCACCCCCGCCACACTCTTTGTCACCCACATATAATACTCCTCACACACCTACTCCCCCCCAAAATTCCCCCCACCATTCACCTTTCCCCCACTTTTTAACCCCCCCCACACTTCCGCCCCCCCACATACCTCCCCAACACACCGTCTTCCCTATGGTGTATTCTGCTTTAGGTTACCCTAGCTGGGGGTCCATGAAGGTTGAGTGGATGGAGGGATTTGGTGTATATTGTTTATACTGCTGGTGGTGACCCCAGCTGAGGGGTCCAtaagggtggggtgggtgggggtgtggggtctaAGGTGAATATTATATAATGTTCTTCCTAGTGATTGGTCTGAAGATCTTGGCAACCTTTGATCTCTGATCTTgcgtttactgtacagtattcacaCTATTATCTGGTCATAATGCATTGTTAATTTTAAATGTTTATGTGTGTGTCGTGTATGTACTTACATTTTGTTTATTGTATAAAGTAAAGTTATATATTCAGAAAATGTTTGATATATTAGTAGAAAGTAAGTAGTGAGGGAGAGCTAATTAAGCAATTTCTCCTTCAGCGACCGCATCATGGTGACGGTGTCGTGTCTCATCGTCATTGGTACACTCTTTGTTCAGACGGCCTCAACCATGCCTTCCTCAGCCTCCGTCAAGGCCATCGATATCTTCTTCTTCTACTTCATGTTCCGTCTTCTCTTTACCTCCTTTCATCATTCTATCCTACTGCTGCTTCAGCGCTATGTGAATCACCATAATAACAATCAAGAAAACCACACCAACAAAATCACTCACCGGGTGAGCAAGGAAGGAGCCCTGACATTGCAGGTTTTAGGTGATGGAATCATTGCTAATGAAGAGGTTATTGCCGCACCCACATGGCCCATGAAGACTACTACACAAGCAGGTGTAGGCGCCCGGGTCCAGAGGGACGAACCAGCGATGGCATGGACACATCAACCGTCTTCATCCTCTGGTCTACTCCGCCAGCACCTCACCCCGCCATACCTGTGATCATGTCTTCGATGTCACCTGCATTCTCTTTGGCTATCTCATGGATATTGTGTGTAGTATAgggtttgggatgtgggtgatgCGAAGCCGTAGGTCAGTCATTGCTGACTTCGAAAGCTGCATGTAAAAGGCAATCTATAGAATTATTACCAAAATTTATGATATGCACATATATATTATCTTATTCTAGTACACTTAGTACAAGTCACTTCTTTATCTACTTGTCTTATAAATATTATTACTCGCATGCAGGGAACAGCTGAGTGTAGAGAACATTCACTATGCAAGGTTACAAATAAATGGTCCCGAGTTTAATTCCTAGTGCAGAACGAAAAACCTGATAAATGGAAGGTAtataactgttgtgggttgcatcctggagaagGTCAGTCGTTGGCCTATAGAACGACGATAAGCCTAACAGGCTGCCAGCATTACTGATATGTATACAATAAATTTTGTTCTTTTAATAACAGAAGCATATGAAATCTCCCCACTTAAATAGAGGAACATAATATATAATGTGGAAAAGCCATTATAAAAAGAATCCTTTTGTCAGAAGGATTCTTTATAATAATGAAAATTATTCTATAGGATTCTATAATGAATATTATTCATTATCATTCatgatattttattattttacaaGTATCTCTTAAGGAAAAATATCATGTAAAACTTGATAATGATGACATCCAAATACACAATAGGACCAAATAGAGCAGTTACTATGATTGATACTAAAGCAAGATAAAGATTAAAGCTCTTTGATTCACAATAGGCTCGAACAGAGCATCGCTAATGATAGCTGTCGAGGGTAATATAGAGAACAAAACTCGTTGATATATGATAGGACCCAAAAGAGTAGTGTATGCCTTGTTAACGGACGTTTTGTCTACATGCAGCCGGGTTTGATATTCAAGATGTCGTGTTAGTTGTTCCAACTAACCCGAGAACATAGGTACACTCCAGTACCTGAAAATTTGGATAATCTCCTTTAATTTGTTGATCAGGAGTTACTAATCTAGATCTGTAAGAACATATTGGCTTACTGCGTTGTTGGCTTCCTCATAAATCCTAGGTGACTATTTTTATAGAATCCACAATACCTAGaaatttaataacaataaagttTGCATTGAGAAGTTCCTTGGAAGGACTTAGTCAATTTTTAAAATAAATATCGAGTGTGGCTTGTAAAAGGAACGGAGAAGAAGTGTTCCCAAAGTAAACGGAGGCAAAATAGTAGGTTAATATGAGGCTGTCTGAATCATTTGGATCCTCTGGTCAAAGTAATTTGGTAAAATTCAAATCCACCTCTTTGAAACTATTTCTGAAAAAGGCGTTTGAAATATCTGATGTGTATGTTAATGGATTTCTTCTGAATTTCAAGAGCAAATCCCCTAACTTTTGAGTAAGAAACAATTATATGTATGTAAAAGTACGACTTTTAAACTATCCACATAATCCTCTTATAAATAAGTATAAATGGATTCAAAAGGAACTTAGTCATTTTTTCCAAACATAATGCAAGCTGTCAACAAACAAGATTCTTATCTTATACCGAATATTGTGGCCTTTTTATTGTATGATAAAATATATAATGCTCAGGTACTACCTTAAGGGGCCCTTCGATTggttttggaaaagttgttcaatgtcaaccaatattttgttactagttgtatatgaaaagggctgcaattgttccaagtttcagtactgcggcgtaaatagaaagggagttttttttccaacgaattttacacattttcaagttaaaataaacaaacacacctttcagatataatcattctatgacacttttccgacattagcatataataaaggattggtagtgagagtttccaaaacatctttagttttcctaataaaatagtcaaagttccccccccaaaaaaaaattatgcaaatatgtcatgtttattgctattatgagatcaataaatgaacttaagaaaacacGCTCACTACCAATTTTAGAGACatacactttacatataaggtgtatggttcatgtaaattgaataaaaaatgaaaaagttatttgaacgtttatgttacttgaaaataaatacaaaaataataaagtctaaggtgctgccatctgtggctgaggttgacatcaaccagttttctgcaaaattggcacccttaataaataggcttatgtgcagtcaggtgtataagtttcatgaaaatcgtccgataaaaaaactaaaaaaaaaaaaaactaatttttttAACTTAAATTGTTTtcaaataaaactaattatatttttttaatatatgctattgtgatagctgagagtcatagaaattatttcagttgacacttgtgtttgataatcgtttttgaccattttggaataattttgacacctacttcaatatttttttctctcttcctGTTTATGCTACGACTTGGGCCAGATGAAACTCTTTTCATgtacaacttgtcaaaaaagtttgactgaaatcgaaccagttttcatttattgcatattatgggcaaatttggacgtaacacccctttaacattatacaaataaaacataaataaatacataatctTAACGACCAGCATGTTGGGAACGAcccgtgagatttatatttatttaattttaatttatttatgtagaatttatatttacgttaatttatatatttcgatagcaaattgTCTGATGTTTAGTACACTGTATTTCTAAAATGTCTCACAATTAGATCACCTTACAAATTATGGGGGTTTATGGTTTATATATGTAGTCAATCAAAATTACTGATTAGCAGACATTCACTacaatattaaactacatatattaataattaaaattggGAAGCTATACCTTTTTGTAGGTAGGCCTGGTCCATCAGTTATTAACAAGGATGAttacaccaaataatcctcgtgtATGAGGGTGGCATCAACACCATGTACCGGTGTACCACTGTTACAgtcactatggaccagtaaccaGGTTCTTGATGGATAAATCTTGTTTgtaatatccgaccccaagtcggtagtacgctTTAAAGATTTTGCTATATAGTGCAATGTATAAataagtagggggggggggggggggatgaacaaaacactCTTCCCTTAACCAATGTATTTACCTTAACCGACAAAATATATTAAAACAGAGTATTTCTACGCTTATATACAGGGTGTCTCTTTCACTTAAGACACCAAAAGCGCTCACATGCAATGTTCGCCAACCCCACGGTTTCCATTACTCAGTACCTTATCCACTCGAACTGGAAAACAttggcgagttcaccttttacGTGAGCCAGCCCACCGGCACAGTATCACGAGGTGCCTATACCCCACTATCGCTCTCCAGCCACTCACTGGCAGAGGACTTCAGTCACATGCTGATCGGGGTCACAAAACAACCGGCAcaggggtagcgaacccctggcagaagcctctagcgaccagctagcagcacttcacaaccGGCCCCTCTCTGTCTTACGTTACTCTCCTAAGCCAATCCTGGGGTACGCAGATCTCTTCCAAACACTATGTAATCTTGAAGAAAATATGAAGCTTACGTACTGCTTCAGATCGGCGGCAGATTACTTAGTAGTCTTCCAGGACCAATTTCAGAGaacgtggactgcccaaggtaaactgacCTCATCAGTACGACTGCCTccacacgtcacctctgtggacattaAACGCCATCAGTTAAATGGACGGTACACTGTGTAAACCAGGAGGTAACACTCACTGGGGAGTTAACATTATGCTCGTAGCACAATCTAAGTGGCGCTAGTCTTGATACGTCCACCACCAGAGGTTATCCACAACGACCTCTCtgtctgaccaaggcaggaaagcAGGGCCATTTTCCGCTGTTACGCCACTACCAATAGGTGGCGTTGTCTACGTAGCGTCCAATATCAGGGGGGTTagagtgcagacccatagataGCACTGGAATTGCCACTCTACACTCTGACGAAGGTGACGAATCCGTAACAACCATGTAACTGTTCTGCTTCCTCTTCAATTGTTCccagaggaaatattggtaatTTAAATAGAGATAAGAATATTACTCACTCTGGGTTGGTTGCTACTGCGTGTTCTTAACATAAAACAATCCTGtctacctaacattactggccaggaATGACTAGACAAGATTTCGAAATGAACACTTCCCTTGTTCTGATGGTgactgtgtgttgatgatggaagcacTAATTttctctccataacacttcgtccaagggagTATTATTGGAGCTGTTCTGCTCCAGCGACCTGTTGTTAAAATTGACAATGGCTGAGGTATCACTGGTATCCCACTGACGTATCCCTTGTTCTCTAGTTGCGTCAAGAAAGAGTTAGAGAGTTCCTACATTAactctattttggtactaataattaagttaattcaagtgagatgtttttatgatgattACAATCCcgagactgctgtattaagaatgtTCCCAACAGAATTAGTTGGTAAATTAATAGCGACATGTGGcaataatatcccaatttctattgacggaaatttCCACTGTGCTAAATTTTATGTATGAATAAACACTATTTCTAGAGTTAATTTGTTATTtacacaacagcagcaatattatctattTATTGTATTTGATATtcgtaaatggtgtcgggttttccaacACAGCATATATCTCCATCACCTGATAATTACTTATGTGTATTGGACTCTgcaaatataaaaattaattaaaCACTATTTCTAGGGTTAATTTGTTATTTACACAACAGCAGCAATTTTACCAacatattgtatttaatattagtaaatgacGTCTGATTTTCTGACACACCATATATCTCCATCATCttataattacttaagtgtactgGACTCTgcaaatataaaaattaatttaTCAATCATTGACTCCAGCTTCAATGTCAACATTACCTTTATTCTTACCTCTGTTACAAATCAGTTCATCACCTCATTCTTACTGTCATCATGAAAAGCATAAATTTCCTCCCTCAAATTATTATTAGGATGAAATTTTTATACTGTATCGTTTGCTGTATGAGTATTTTCTTATGATTTTGTATCATGTTGTCGTGTGTCAGTATTGatagtattatttcatatattttaatgGTTTATAATAATTGAAAGGAGTCAGTATGGCATCTCTTGGTTGTCATGATCATATAAGGAAGTTTTGTCTCCAGCAGTGATGAGTGTGTCGTGACCAGCTTGGCATCATTGACCAACCCtgtaattatatttttatattatattcatatcactGAATTGTTTTCTATTAAGCCAAgtgtatatataatgtttatatttGTGTTTGGAGGTATTATTCTCAGTATATCAGAGTGTCTGAGAGTATTCCTGTCTGGTATATTTTGGTAACTGTGTGGATGCCATGCTTGCACATGTGGAAAAGCTTAGTAGCGACAGTAGTATGGAGCTGGTCGAACATGTTTCAGATAAGTCAGTttggttactgttttatgttcattATGATTGACACGATGTCTGGTTAGAGTGTTAATCATATTATATGCGATCTGTCTTGTCGAGTATTAGTCAATGATCAGTGCTTAGAGGTTTTATTTCACCCCATTGTTGTATGAAGGTTACTGGATGTTAAGTGGTTATTCTCTGTTGTGTGCTATTGTTCCTCATCATGCAGTATATTGATGGTGACATATAGACAGTTGTGTTTCACTTTCCTTGACTTATTTTTAATAATACTTGTGAGACCCATTTTACATGATTTACAACTGTACGGCAACATGAACCATTCCCAGATGCACTTGGGTGCAACAACCTCTAACATCTTCGTCTTCACCACAAATGTCCTcagaacaacaacagcaacaatacacACCCAATTCAGCACACTCGTCTCAATTACTACCGCTGCCTTCCACAcctccatctccactactactgcCACTACCATCCCCACCTCCATCACCTTCATCTCCACTACTACTGCTGCCATCCCCACCTCCATCACCTTAATCTCCACTACTACCGCTACCATCCCAACCTCCATCACCCTCACATTTGCCCAAGATAGAAGTAGTCTCTGTGGTCACATGATCAACTCTAAAGTGAAAAGTAATAACAAAAAGCTAGAACGATACCTTCTGAAGATGCACATTCAACAAAAATGTTCCCATTAGGAACAATAATAATGCAATGGctaaatttattaatgaattaggTAATCAAGATCTTGATATGGTAGATGGTATATTTTACCATTTTACAATCTATATCTATCCATTTtaccatctatccatacctcaactatggtatttgtgcttggggttctactacccaaagtcatttacgtcctctaattacccaacacaaagctgctattaggacaataaccaactctggccccagacatcactcggtacccttactcaaatctctgaatatgttagatattaagtcactgcacattctctcttgtgtattatacatatataaaacgctgaactgtaatgccaatcctgacctcaaaagcttcattgaaggttgtaacagaacccatgagcaccacaccagaaataaatacagttttgatattcctagagtacgacttaatcaaactagaaatgctctacaaatcaagggacccagaatgtggaatgaccttcccaaccatgttaaagactgtacctctctcaaccagtttaagataaaaactaaacactacctaataaattccctgtaacctacctcactcctctattgtcaacccatgtctgttattttttttaatcaacactgtttgtcaacctattgtatttgtgctgctttttcagtcatgttccccctttttttttatctttatttgtatttgttctcaacactttttattctttatgctcaaatagtattaagttctagatattaatgtttttcttgcccgaaacgcattgcgtaatagtggctttaggcattgtatgtactagctttatctatatatcaatccattactgtaacattacttgtatgtatgtaccttacctgaataaacatatttatttatatttatttatttatatatggtagATGGTATATGTTGAGAAATATTCTATGCCATTTATGGTATCGAGTATATTATCGAATCATTCTGATATAAAAAAACGTCTGGCAGTTATTTAAAAATGTACCAGGCCATATTAAAGATATTGCTCTGAATAGATACCCTCGTTATCTACATGCTATAAACATGGTATTAAAATCTTCATGGTCGATTTGTAAGTACCCTATAAAGCGTTAAAAATGTCTAAAAGATAAATGTTGATAAATTACTGAGCCCATCAGTCAGTCTTGGATTTAAAAGATAAGGAAACATTCTCAACCAACCTCTTGTAATGCAAATTTAATAAATGTCTTGGTTAAAGCAAGTCAAACATGGTATAATAGAATATAAATATTGATGGTAGGGTCCAAGTTGAATATAAAGTAAACAATTCTTTAAAACTGGAAAGAAAGATGAAGAAATAATTGAATATGACAAAAAGTAATATTCAAGATGTAAAATGTTTAAACAtagtcagatatgagaataaaatGATCGGTGAATAAAGTGATCAATGAATAAAGTGATCGCACTAATGAATGAAAATAATAAACCACctttttttaaattatatatatatatatatatatatatatatatatatatatatatatatatatatatatatatatatatatatatattaaggaaaTATACAGTCTACGTTTCCCTTGTGTTTTCACAAGGGAAACGCTAGTAGGTTATTATTTTCATAGTCAGATATAATTGTATTACTGTTTTTTGTCAGAAATTCATTATACATCTGTTGAATTTCTTTTTCAAACTGGAATAACAGAGtaattattttttaaatatatttaatattaatatatcataaaatatttttttaaatatgatTAACATAAATTTATTGAATGTACAAAACTATAAAATATAATGACTCAGATTTTTATGAGTTCTTTATTCTTAATTTCCCTATTAGGACTTTACTTATTCACTTATGAAGAAAATTAACCAATTCCTTTGCTTAACACAGTGACAGAAGATGTcttgtcatcatcatcatcgtcagTTATTCTAACATTTATTGAAGTCACTAAGTAAAATCAATCAGAAAATAATATCAACGATCCTTCCATACCAGAGTGCTCAGAATTAGCAGAATTATCTTAACTACTTTCCCTCCTACTATCTTTAGAATTAACGTTCTCGCCATTATCGATATACAATCACATAAAGGTCTCCTTATTATATATAAACTATCTATTTAGTATAATCCTAAAAATGAAAGCAAAACCAAGCATCGAATAATAAACCCATTTCATACTTTAATAACAAATTATGCATCTTATTACAaacatattataaatatatgaaCCATTATATGTAGATAAAATACTTAAAATTCTACATTTAATAAGGGATATTGTACAAGAAGATCAATTATTTTTTTATCTTTGTGAAATATTCCTGATATCATACCtaagatttatatgaatttaggAGATATTACAGATGATTATACATTAAAGGAATGTATAAGCAAATTCCAAATGAGAGTTCAAGAGTAGACATTTCCCATTAAATTGGACAAATTGTGACTATTATTTACTCATATGACAAGCAACTTACATGGATTTTATGGCTGAATTGCCTATAAGAAAATTAATTGCTCTCATTTCTTATTATGTCACTTGAACGTGAAATtgggcaacagcaccagcagcaccatcaccactaccagaagcagcagcagcaccaccatcaccgctaccaccaccagcagcaccagcaccattatcgctaccagcaccagcagcagcagcatcacctctACCACCACTGGCAGCATCG contains:
- the LOC138357701 gene encoding uncharacterized protein; amino-acid sequence: MNHSQMHLGATTSNIFVFTTNVLRTTTATIHTQFSTLVSITTAAFHTSISTTTATTIPTSITFISTTTAAIPTSITLISTTTATIPTSITLTFAQDRSSLCGHMINSKVKMTEDVLSSSSSSVILTFIEVTNTSSTITTTRSSSSTTITATTTSSTSTIIATSTSSSSITSTTTGSIASKSSISGSTSMDLLEKSLLSLHS